The following proteins are co-located in the Streptomyces sp. DT2A-34 genome:
- a CDS encoding LacI family DNA-binding transcriptional regulator has translation MTATPTPRVTIKDVAARAGVSKGAVSLAFNHKPGLSEATRDRIFRAARELGWAPNLTARTLAGSRVDVVGLAICRPARLLGLEPFYMEFVSGVESVLTEHSCSLLLRLVRNLDEEVGLQESWWRGRQIGGSILVDFRADDPRVAAAQRLKMPVVAVGHPSLTGGLTSVWTDDATAVTEAVRYLAALGHRRIARVGGAAALGHTSIRTAAFDEAAGALGLAGAWQVATDFSGEAGARATRSLLTAAPPDRPTAIVYDNDIMAVAGLSVAAEMGLSVPGDVSLLAWDDSQLCRLTHPTLSAMSHDVHGFGAEVARTLFGVIMGDGVGSHPVPTPVLTPRGSTAPPR, from the coding sequence ATGACGGCCACGCCGACCCCCCGCGTCACCATCAAGGACGTCGCCGCGCGCGCCGGCGTCTCCAAGGGCGCCGTGTCCCTCGCCTTCAACCACAAGCCGGGGCTGTCGGAGGCGACCCGGGACCGGATCTTCCGGGCCGCGCGGGAGCTGGGCTGGGCGCCGAACCTCACGGCGCGGACGCTGGCCGGGTCGCGGGTGGACGTGGTGGGCCTCGCGATCTGCCGGCCGGCGCGGCTGCTCGGCCTCGAACCCTTCTACATGGAGTTCGTCTCCGGCGTGGAGAGCGTCCTGACCGAGCACTCCTGCTCGCTGCTGCTCAGGCTCGTACGGAATCTGGACGAGGAGGTCGGGCTCCAGGAGTCGTGGTGGCGGGGGCGGCAGATCGGCGGGTCGATCCTGGTCGACTTCCGTGCGGACGACCCGAGAGTGGCGGCGGCGCAGCGGCTGAAGATGCCGGTGGTCGCGGTCGGGCACCCGTCGCTCACGGGCGGGCTGACCTCGGTGTGGACCGACGACGCCACCGCCGTGACGGAGGCTGTGCGGTATCTGGCCGCGCTGGGGCATCGGCGGATCGCCCGGGTGGGCGGGGCGGCGGCGCTCGGGCACACGTCCATCCGTACGGCCGCGTTCGACGAGGCGGCGGGGGCGCTGGGGCTGGCCGGGGCGTGGCAGGTGGCGACCGACTTCTCCGGGGAGGCGGGGGCGCGGGCGACACGGTCGCTGCTCACGGCTGCGCCGCCTGATCGGCCGACGGCGATCGTGTACGACAACGACATCATGGCGGTGGCGGGGTTGTCGGTGGCGGCCGAGATGGGGCTGTCGGTGCCGGGGGATGTCTCGTTGCTGGCGTGGGACGACTCGCAGTTGTGCCGGCTGACGCATCCGACGTTGTCCGCGATGAGTCATGACGTGCATGGGTTCGGGGCGGAGGTGGCTCGGACGTTGTTCGGGGTGATCATGGGGGATGGGGTGGGGTCGCATCCGGTGCCTACTCCGGTGCTGACTCCTCGGGGGTCCACAGCGCCGCCTCGGTGA
- a CDS encoding glycosyltransferase family 39 protein yields MVAELLTPSRSVSTPRAERGYWRRLLPTLALLACVTRIPSFTRPLWNPDEGYLAVQARLLAQGGELYATVVDRKPPLVPWLYQAAFAVAGSGSLTSVRVLAVAAQLLTAVLLASLARRRWGDTAGGTAGVLYLLVSVGLNPEDAQAATFEVFMLPCTAAAMWCADRRRWGAAGLAVAAAFLAKQTGGAVLVPVMWLCVSAGEVRAGGLVRLGAGVVVPVLAVAVVTDPAGFLFWTVTGSGAYASFTGSEIHVLVRGVTNAAILAVACAGLIPPVLRVLRPARTGAADLWLWSAASAGAVVLGFHFFGHYYLQLLPPLALLATAALQILPRERLTQAVLTSACCCALFLTWGLLAPRPELDHARRLADEVAMRTEPGERVLVWGIHPETYWLADRRPASRYLTAGLLTNYSGGRDGPQVGERYAVDGAWAVFREEMTERAPALVVDDSRGKPYGSQRVPGLRRLLAAGYEEVGVVEGAVLYVRSRT; encoded by the coding sequence ATGGTCGCCGAGCTCCTCACACCATCACGCTCCGTGTCCACCCCGCGTGCGGAACGCGGCTACTGGAGACGGCTGCTCCCCACCCTGGCCCTGCTGGCCTGCGTCACCCGCATCCCCTCCTTCACCAGGCCGCTGTGGAACCCCGACGAGGGCTATCTCGCCGTACAGGCACGGCTGCTGGCGCAGGGCGGAGAGCTGTACGCCACGGTCGTCGACCGCAAGCCGCCGCTGGTGCCGTGGCTGTACCAGGCCGCGTTCGCGGTGGCCGGGTCCGGATCGCTTACATCGGTGCGGGTCCTGGCCGTCGCGGCCCAGCTGCTGACCGCCGTGCTGCTCGCCTCGCTGGCCCGCCGCCGCTGGGGCGATACGGCGGGCGGGACGGCCGGAGTGCTGTATCTGCTGGTCTCGGTCGGGCTCAACCCGGAGGATGCCCAGGCCGCGACCTTCGAGGTGTTCATGCTGCCGTGCACGGCGGCGGCGATGTGGTGCGCGGACCGGCGCCGGTGGGGCGCGGCGGGCCTGGCGGTCGCGGCCGCCTTCCTCGCCAAACAGACCGGCGGGGCGGTGCTGGTGCCGGTGATGTGGCTGTGCGTGTCGGCGGGGGAGGTCCGGGCCGGGGGACTGGTGCGGTTGGGGGCCGGGGTGGTGGTGCCGGTGCTGGCGGTGGCCGTGGTGACCGACCCGGCGGGGTTCCTGTTCTGGACGGTCACGGGATCGGGGGCGTACGCCTCCTTCACCGGCTCCGAGATCCACGTCCTGGTACGGGGGGTGACGAACGCGGCGATCCTGGCGGTGGCATGCGCCGGACTGATCCCGCCGGTGCTACGGGTGCTGCGGCCGGCCCGCACGGGTGCCGCCGACCTCTGGCTGTGGTCGGCCGCGTCGGCCGGCGCGGTCGTGCTCGGCTTCCACTTCTTCGGCCACTACTACCTCCAACTCCTGCCGCCCCTCGCCCTGTTGGCGACGGCCGCGCTGCAGATCCTGCCGCGCGAGCGCCTGACCCAAGCGGTCCTGACCTCGGCCTGCTGCTGCGCCCTGTTCCTCACCTGGGGGCTGCTCGCGCCCCGACCCGAGCTCGACCACGCGAGGAGGCTGGCGGACGAGGTGGCGATGCGGACCGAGCCGGGGGAGCGGGTCCTCGTCTGGGGCATACACCCCGAGACGTACTGGCTGGCCGACCGCAGACCCGCGAGCCGTTATCTGACGGCGGGGCTCCTCACCAACTACAGCGGGGGACGCGACGGCCCACAGGTCGGCGAGCGATACGCGGTCGACGGGGCGTGGGCGGTCTTCCGCGAGGAGATGACCGAGCGGGCGCCGGCGCTGGTGGTGGACGACTCGCGCGGGAAGCCGTACGGATCTCAGCGGGTGCCCGGTCTGCGGCGGCTGCTCGCGGCGGGGTACGAGGAGGTGGGGGTGGTGGAGGGGGCGGTGCTGTACGTACGGAGCCGTACCTAG
- a CDS encoding glycoside hydrolase family 2 protein codes for MLQATPLTDGWTLRHEGAALPAAVPGCVHTDLLAAGVIPDPFLGRNEAEVAWVGRRDWTYETDLTAASAHSANEQHEQTDLVFDGLDTVAEILLDGRLLGRVRNMHRSYRFDVTGLSGRLSVRFASAYAEAEAVRGKLGERPAAYAEPYQYLRKMACSFGWDWGPTLVTAGIWRPVRVEHWSTARIARVRPLVTVEQGTGHVELAVDVERTRVEAPLTAEATVGGVRARAEIDGTGGVVRLTVPDAELWWPRGYGEQPLYDVELTLLQGEDTLDVWRRRVGFRTVELDRRPDEHGTGFTLAVNGERLFARGVNWIPDDVFPSRVTRERYRQRLRQAADAGVDLVRIWGGGIYESEDFYDACDELGLLVWQDFPFACAAYPEEQPLRGEVEAEARENVVRLMPHPSLVLWNGNNENLWGFRDWEWESRLAGDSWGEGYYLGLLPRVVAELDPTRPYTAGSPWSGSWDRHPNDPAHGTHHSWEVWNREDYADYRLSVPRFVAEFGWQAPPAYATLRRALPGEELAPDSPGMLHHQKADDGNGKLRRGLERHFAFPEGDFEGNFEGHFDRWHYLTQVNQARAVAAGIEHWRSHWPVCAGTVVWQLNDCWPVTSWAAIDGDGREKPLYHELRRLYADRLLTLQVRDGGLELAVVNQAAEGWAGAVRLRRMSVEGVVAGEASVGFGAEGRAVTRVGVPRELEPVGPKEFLVADADGLRTVHFPVPDREVPYPRPEFDVTLAPGGVVVTARTLVRDLLLQADRLHPGARADRGLVTLLPGEEVTIGVHGWETPDAEAARSALYCMEPSR; via the coding sequence ATGCTTCAGGCCACACCGCTCACCGACGGATGGACCCTGCGGCACGAGGGAGCGGCGCTGCCGGCCGCGGTGCCCGGCTGTGTGCACACCGATCTGCTGGCGGCGGGGGTGATCCCGGACCCGTTTCTCGGGCGGAACGAGGCCGAGGTGGCGTGGGTGGGGCGGCGGGACTGGACCTATGAGACCGACCTGACGGCGGCGTCCGCCCACTCGGCGAACGAACAGCACGAGCAGACCGACCTCGTCTTCGACGGGCTCGACACCGTCGCCGAGATCCTGCTCGACGGTCGGCTCCTGGGCCGTGTACGGAACATGCACCGCTCGTACCGCTTCGACGTGACGGGGCTGAGCGGGCGGCTCTCGGTGCGTTTCGCCTCCGCGTACGCCGAGGCCGAGGCCGTGCGCGGCAAGCTGGGCGAACGGCCCGCCGCGTACGCCGAGCCGTATCAGTACCTCCGCAAGATGGCCTGCTCCTTCGGCTGGGACTGGGGGCCGACCCTGGTGACGGCCGGGATCTGGCGGCCGGTGCGCGTCGAGCACTGGTCGACGGCCCGGATCGCCCGCGTACGGCCCCTGGTGACCGTCGAACAGGGCACCGGGCACGTCGAGTTGGCGGTCGACGTCGAGCGGACCCGGGTCGAGGCGCCGCTCACCGCGGAGGCGACGGTCGGCGGGGTGCGGGCGCGGGCCGAGATCGACGGGACGGGTGGGGTCGTACGGCTGACGGTGCCGGACGCGGAGCTGTGGTGGCCCCGCGGATACGGTGAACAGCCGCTGTACGACGTGGAGTTGACGCTGCTGCAGGGCGAGGACACGCTGGATGTGTGGCGTCGGCGGGTCGGTTTCCGGACCGTCGAGCTGGACCGGCGGCCCGATGAGCACGGCACCGGCTTCACCCTGGCCGTCAACGGCGAGCGACTGTTCGCGCGGGGCGTCAACTGGATCCCGGACGACGTGTTCCCGTCCCGGGTGACCCGCGAGCGGTACCGGCAGCGGCTGCGGCAGGCGGCCGACGCGGGCGTGGACCTCGTACGGATCTGGGGCGGCGGGATCTACGAGAGCGAGGACTTCTACGACGCCTGCGACGAGCTGGGGCTGCTGGTGTGGCAGGACTTCCCGTTCGCGTGCGCGGCCTATCCGGAGGAGCAGCCGCTGCGCGGGGAGGTGGAGGCCGAGGCCCGCGAGAACGTCGTACGGCTGATGCCGCATCCGTCGCTCGTGCTGTGGAACGGCAACAACGAGAACCTGTGGGGGTTCCGGGACTGGGAGTGGGAGTCGCGGCTGGCCGGGGACTCCTGGGGCGAGGGGTACTACCTGGGTCTCCTGCCGCGTGTGGTGGCCGAGTTGGATCCGACGCGGCCGTACACGGCGGGCAGTCCCTGGTCCGGGTCGTGGGACCGGCATCCGAACGACCCGGCGCACGGCACGCACCACTCCTGGGAGGTGTGGAACCGGGAGGACTACGCCGACTACCGGCTGAGCGTGCCGCGTTTCGTGGCCGAGTTCGGCTGGCAGGCGCCACCCGCGTACGCCACGCTGCGGCGCGCGCTGCCGGGCGAGGAGCTCGCGCCGGACTCCCCCGGCATGCTGCACCACCAAAAGGCGGACGACGGGAATGGAAAGCTGCGGCGCGGGCTGGAGCGGCATTTCGCCTTTCCCGAGGGGGACTTCGAGGGGAACTTCGAGGGGCACTTCGACCGCTGGCACTACCTCACGCAGGTCAACCAGGCGCGGGCCGTGGCGGCCGGGATCGAGCACTGGCGGTCGCACTGGCCGGTGTGCGCGGGCACGGTCGTATGGCAGCTCAACGACTGCTGGCCGGTGACGTCCTGGGCGGCGATCGACGGGGACGGGCGGGAGAAGCCGCTGTACCACGAGCTGCGGCGACTGTACGCGGATCGGTTGCTGACGCTTCAAGTGCGGGACGGCGGGCTGGAGTTGGCCGTCGTCAATCAGGCGGCCGAGGGCTGGGCGGGGGCGGTGCGGCTGCGGCGGATGTCCGTCGAGGGGGTGGTGGCCGGCGAGGCGAGTGTGGGGTTCGGCGCCGAGGGGCGGGCGGTGACCCGGGTCGGTGTGCCCAGGGAGCTGGAGCCGGTCGGGCCGAAGGAGTTCCTCGTGGCGGACGCGGACGGTCTGCGTACCGTGCACTTCCCTGTACCGGATCGCGAAGTCCCGTATCCGCGCCCGGAGTTCGACGTGACGCTCGCGCCGGGCGGGGTCGTGGTGACGGCCCGTACCCTCGTACGGGACCTGCTGCTCCAGGCCGACCGGCTGCATCCGGGCGCTCGGGCCGACCGGGGGCTCGTCACGTTGCTGCCCGGCGAAGAGGTGACCATCGGGGTGCACGGCTGGGAGACTCCCGACGCGGAGGCCGCCCGCTCCGCCCTTTACTGCATGGAGCCCAGCCGATGA
- a CDS encoding acetyl-CoA C-acyltransferase codes for MPRTVRDVVFVDGVRTPFGKAGPKGIYHETRADDLVVKAIRELLRRNPGLDPKQIDEVAIAATTQIGDQGLTLGRTAGILAGLPQSVPGYSIDRMCAGALTAVTSVAGSIAFGAYDAVIAGGVEHMGRHPMGEGVDPNPRFVSEKLVDESALFMGMTAENLHDRYPTITKQRADEYAVRSQEKAAKAYANGKIQQDLVPISVRRTNAEAGETGWGLVTADEPMRPGTTLESLAGLKTPFRVHGRVTAGNAAGLNDGATASIIASEDFARENNLPVKMRLVSYAFAGVEPEVMGYGPIPATEKALAKAGLSIEDINLFEINEAFAVQVLAFLEHYGIADDDARVNQYGGAIAYGHPLASSGVRLMTQLARQFEEQPEVRYGLTTMCVGFGMGATVIWENPHHKDAGGDK; via the coding sequence GTGCCTCGTACCGTCAGGGACGTCGTCTTCGTCGACGGCGTCCGCACCCCGTTCGGCAAGGCGGGCCCGAAGGGCATCTACCACGAGACCCGCGCCGACGACCTCGTCGTGAAGGCGATCCGGGAGCTGCTGCGCCGCAACCCCGGTCTCGACCCCAAGCAGATCGACGAGGTCGCCATCGCCGCGACCACGCAGATCGGTGACCAGGGCCTGACCCTCGGCCGTACGGCCGGCATCCTCGCGGGACTGCCGCAGTCGGTGCCCGGCTACTCCATCGACCGTATGTGCGCCGGCGCCCTGACCGCCGTGACGTCCGTCGCCGGGTCGATCGCCTTCGGCGCCTACGACGCCGTCATCGCCGGTGGTGTCGAGCACATGGGCCGCCACCCGATGGGCGAGGGCGTGGACCCGAACCCGCGGTTCGTCAGCGAGAAGCTGGTCGACGAGTCGGCGCTGTTCATGGGCATGACCGCCGAGAACCTGCACGACCGCTACCCGACCATCACCAAGCAGCGCGCCGACGAGTACGCGGTGCGTTCGCAGGAGAAGGCCGCCAAGGCTTACGCCAACGGCAAGATCCAGCAGGACCTGGTGCCGATCTCCGTACGCCGGACGAACGCCGAGGCCGGCGAGACCGGCTGGGGTCTGGTCACGGCGGACGAGCCGATGCGTCCCGGCACCACCCTGGAGAGCCTCGCCGGTCTCAAGACCCCGTTCCGTGTGCACGGCCGGGTCACCGCCGGTAACGCGGCCGGTCTGAACGACGGCGCCACCGCGTCGATCATCGCGAGCGAGGACTTCGCCCGTGAGAACAACCTGCCGGTGAAGATGCGCCTGGTCTCGTACGCCTTCGCGGGCGTCGAGCCCGAGGTCATGGGCTACGGCCCGATCCCGGCGACCGAGAAGGCCCTCGCCAAGGCCGGTCTGTCGATCGAGGACATCAACCTCTTCGAGATCAACGAGGCCTTCGCGGTCCAGGTGCTCGCCTTCCTGGAGCACTACGGCATCGCCGACGACGACGCGCGCGTCAACCAGTACGGCGGCGCCATCGCCTACGGCCACCCGCTCGCCTCCTCCGGCGTCCGTCTGATGACGCAGCTGGCCCGCCAGTTCGAGGAGCAGCCGGAGGTCCGCTACGGCCTCACCACCATGTGCGTCGGCTTCGGCATGGGCGCCACGGTGATCTGGGAGAACCCGCACCACAAGGACGCCGGAGGCGACAAGTGA
- a CDS encoding 3-hydroxyacyl-CoA dehydrogenase NAD-binding domain-containing protein — MSTAELLKGAAELFPDEVVTSAHVRHLDLPYGAGRFALITLDNGFDHTKPTTFGPQSLANLDTAIDQVEAEAAAGDIVGVGITGKPFIFAVGADLKGVELLKEHKDALAIGKGGHEVFKRLSALAVPTFAYYNGAAMGGGVEVGLHCKYRTVSKALPAFSLPEVFLGLVPGWGGCTILPNLIGADKAVSVIIENSLNQNKQLRGQQVFDLGIADAIFEGADFLEQSLIWTAQVLKGDVEVERPVIDRGEAWDQAVAKGRFIADSKVHGAAPAAYRALDIIAAAKNGDLQQGYDAEDKALADLIMGGELRSGIYAFNLVQKRGKRPAGAPDKSLARPVTKVGVVGAGLMASQLALLFLRRLEVPVVLTDIDQERVDKGVGYVHAEIDKLLGKGRINQDKANRLKALVTGVLDKAEGFADADFVIEAVFEEIGVKQQVFAEVEAVAPAHAIFATNTSSLSVSEMASKLKNPERVVGFHFFNPVAVLPLLEIVRGEKTDDASLATAFAVAKKLKKTAVLTKDAPAFVVNRILTRFMGEIQNVIDEGTPVEVAEKAVEPLGLPMSPLVLLELVGPAIGLHVSETLNKAFPDRFKVSPNLAAVVKAGKRGFYVYDSGKPELDPEVAALLKQGDVVLTEEQVRDRVLDAVAQEIGLMLDEGVVAEAQDIDLCLITGAGWPFHLGGITPYLDREGVSERVNGKKFLAPGVASVPA, encoded by the coding sequence GTGAGCACCGCTGAACTTCTCAAGGGAGCGGCCGAGCTGTTCCCCGACGAGGTCGTGACGTCCGCGCACGTACGTCACCTCGACCTGCCGTACGGCGCCGGGCGCTTCGCGCTCATCACGCTGGACAACGGCTTCGACCACACCAAGCCGACCACCTTCGGCCCGCAGTCGCTGGCGAACCTCGACACCGCCATCGACCAGGTCGAGGCCGAGGCCGCCGCCGGTGACATCGTCGGCGTCGGCATCACCGGCAAGCCGTTCATCTTCGCCGTCGGCGCCGACCTCAAGGGCGTCGAGCTCCTCAAGGAGCACAAGGACGCGCTCGCCATCGGCAAGGGCGGCCACGAGGTCTTCAAGCGCCTGTCGGCCCTCGCGGTCCCGACCTTCGCGTACTACAACGGCGCCGCGATGGGCGGTGGCGTCGAGGTCGGTCTGCACTGCAAGTACCGGACCGTCTCGAAGGCGCTCCCGGCCTTCTCGCTGCCCGAGGTCTTCCTCGGCCTGGTCCCCGGCTGGGGCGGCTGCACGATCCTGCCGAACCTGATCGGTGCCGACAAGGCCGTCTCGGTGATCATCGAGAACAGCCTCAACCAGAACAAGCAGCTCAGGGGCCAGCAGGTCTTCGACCTCGGTATCGCCGACGCCATCTTCGAGGGCGCCGACTTCCTGGAGCAGTCGCTGATCTGGACCGCCCAGGTGCTGAAGGGCGACGTCGAGGTCGAGCGTCCGGTGATCGACCGCGGTGAGGCCTGGGACCAGGCGGTCGCCAAGGGCCGCTTCATCGCGGACTCGAAGGTGCACGGGGCCGCTCCGGCCGCCTACCGCGCCCTCGACATCATCGCCGCCGCCAAGAACGGCGACCTCCAGCAGGGTTACGACGCCGAGGACAAGGCGCTCGCCGACCTGATCATGGGTGGCGAACTGCGGTCCGGCATCTACGCCTTCAACCTGGTGCAGAAGCGCGGCAAGCGCCCGGCGGGTGCGCCGGACAAGTCGCTCGCGCGCCCGGTCACCAAGGTCGGTGTCGTCGGCGCCGGTCTGATGGCCTCCCAGCTCGCGCTGCTCTTCCTGCGCCGCCTCGAAGTGCCGGTAGTGCTGACCGACATCGACCAGGAGCGCGTCGACAAGGGTGTGGGCTACGTCCACGCCGAGATCGACAAGCTGCTCGGCAAGGGCCGTATCAACCAGGACAAGGCCAACCGCCTGAAGGCCCTGGTCACCGGTGTCCTGGACAAGGCCGAGGGCTTCGCGGACGCGGACTTCGTCATCGAGGCCGTCTTCGAGGAGATCGGCGTCAAGCAGCAGGTGTTCGCGGAGGTCGAGGCGGTCGCCCCGGCGCACGCGATCTTCGCCACCAACACCTCCTCGCTGTCGGTCTCCGAGATGGCGTCGAAGCTCAAGAACCCCGAGCGGGTCGTGGGCTTCCACTTCTTCAACCCGGTCGCGGTCCTGCCGCTCCTTGAGATCGTCCGCGGCGAGAAGACGGACGACGCCTCGCTGGCCACGGCCTTCGCCGTCGCCAAGAAGCTGAAGAAGACCGCGGTGCTCACCAAGGACGCCCCGGCGTTCGTCGTGAACCGCATCCTCACCCGCTTCATGGGCGAGATCCAGAACGTCATCGACGAGGGCACCCCGGTCGAGGTCGCCGAGAAGGCCGTCGAGCCGCTCGGCCTGCCGATGTCCCCGCTGGTGCTGCTGGAGCTGGTCGGCCCGGCGATCGGCCTGCACGTCTCCGAGACGCTCAACAAGGCGTTCCCGGACCGCTTCAAGGTCTCCCCGAACCTCGCGGCCGTCGTCAAGGCGGGCAAGCGCGGCTTCTACGTCTACGACTCCGGCAAGCCGGAGCTGGACCCCGAGGTCGCCGCGCTCCTGAAGCAGGGCGACGTCGTCCTGACCGAGGAGCAGGTCCGCGACCGCGTCCTGGACGCGGTGGCGCAGGAGATCGGGCTCATGCTCGACGAGGGCGTCGTCGCCGAGGCCCAGGACATCGACCTCTGCCTGATCACGGGCGCCGGCTGGCCCTTCCACCTGGGCGGCATCACGCCGTACCTGGACCGCGAGGGTGTCTCCGAGCGCGTGAACGGCAAGAAGTTCCTGGCACCGGGCGTGGCGAGCGTCCCCGCGTAA
- a CDS encoding NTP pyrophosphohydrolase, with translation MTEDTPLLVIVDAANVVGSVPDGWWRDRRGAAERLRDRLAADGVPGRAGPVEIVLVVEGAARGVETVPGVRVESAPGSGDDHMVELVARAGGRPCLVVTADRELRRRVTELGAEVAGPRTVRP, from the coding sequence ATGACTGAGGACACCCCGCTGCTCGTGATCGTCGACGCCGCCAATGTCGTCGGATCCGTGCCCGACGGCTGGTGGCGGGATCGGCGCGGGGCCGCCGAGCGGCTGCGGGACCGGCTGGCGGCGGACGGGGTGCCGGGGCGTGCGGGGCCGGTCGAGATCGTGCTCGTGGTGGAGGGGGCCGCTCGCGGAGTGGAGACCGTGCCGGGCGTGCGGGTGGAGTCCGCTCCCGGGAGCGGGGACGATCACATGGTCGAGCTCGTCGCGCGGGCGGGTGGGCGGCCCTGTCTGGTGGTGACCGCGGACCGGGAACTGCGCCGGAGGGTGACGGAGTTGGGGGCGGAGGTGGCGGGGCCGCGTACGGTACGGCCGTAG
- a CDS encoding NAD(P)-dependent oxidoreductase, translating to MTDKLTVSVLGTGIMGAAMARNLARAGHTVRVWNRTRAKAEPLAADGALVAGTPAEAVQGADVVLTMLYDGPAALDVMREAAPALRSGAAWVQSTTAGIEAIADLAAFAREHDLVFYDAPVLGTRQPAEAGQLTVLAAGPVEGRGTVAPVFDAVGARTVWTGADGGAGTATRLKLVANSWVLAVTNAASEVLALSKALDVDPQRFFDVIDGGPLDMGYLRAKTGLVLNDGLSPAQFAVSTAAKDARLIVEAGERYGVRLDVAAASAERFERAAAQGHGNEDMAAAYFASFDEKGTAEE from the coding sequence ATGACCGACAAGCTCACCGTGAGCGTCCTGGGCACCGGCATCATGGGCGCCGCCATGGCCCGCAACCTCGCCAGGGCCGGACACACCGTCCGCGTCTGGAACCGCACCCGCGCCAAGGCCGAGCCCCTGGCCGCCGACGGCGCGCTCGTCGCCGGCACGCCCGCCGAGGCGGTCCAGGGCGCCGACGTCGTCCTGACCATGCTCTACGACGGTCCCGCGGCGCTGGACGTCATGCGTGAGGCGGCGCCCGCGCTGCGTTCCGGTGCCGCCTGGGTGCAGTCGACGACCGCCGGCATCGAGGCGATCGCCGACCTGGCCGCCTTCGCCCGCGAGCACGACCTCGTCTTCTACGACGCCCCCGTGCTCGGCACCCGCCAGCCGGCAGAGGCCGGACAGCTCACCGTGCTGGCGGCGGGGCCGGTCGAGGGGCGCGGGACGGTGGCGCCGGTGTTCGACGCCGTCGGCGCCCGTACGGTGTGGACCGGCGCGGACGGCGGGGCGGGCACGGCCACCCGGCTGAAGCTGGTCGCCAACAGCTGGGTGCTCGCGGTGACCAACGCGGCCAGTGAGGTGCTGGCGCTCTCCAAGGCCCTGGACGTGGATCCGCAGCGCTTCTTCGATGTGATCGACGGCGGTCCGCTCGACATGGGGTATCTGCGGGCCAAGACCGGGCTGGTCCTGAACGACGGGCTGTCCCCGGCCCAGTTCGCGGTGTCCACGGCGGCGAAGGACGCGCGGCTCATCGTGGAGGCGGGTGAGCGGTACGGCGTACGCCTGGATGTGGCGGCGGCGAGCGCGGAGCGGTTCGAGCGGGCGGCTGCGCAGGGGCACGGGAACGAGGACATGGCGGCGGCGTACTTCGCGAGCTTCGACGAGAAGGGGACGGCCGAGGAGTGA